The proteins below come from a single Zea mays cultivar B73 chromosome 8, Zm-B73-REFERENCE-NAM-5.0, whole genome shotgun sequence genomic window:
- the LOC100216601 gene encoding uncharacterized protein isoform X2, translating into MQGGPLSPDEYWVISPPALLHQPASTIVVAIDRDRNSQLAVKWVVDHLLSGASHIVLLHVAVHYHTTHGFAMVETTQGALEAEMKEIFVPYRGFFNRNGVNVEVSEVVLEEADVSKAILGYITANKIQSIALGGANRNAFTKKFKNADVPSTLMKCAPDYCNIYVVAKGKSVNVRLAKCGVPPMHTGADIASDTDSLRESVLYMRRGSRGHLPRVTPDAWRSIDGRTPPELSTRPLFRERLLSSSATTKNFVVLPGKDNFETSSRSARHDSLGGDLDFGPSTRFSYIDLGENLDMSTTLPALEPMSPATGAQRDTEAEMRRLRLELKQTMDMYNAACKEAINAKQRAKEMHMMKLEEARRLEEARNAEEAALAVAEMEKAKCRAAMEAAEAAQRLADLEAQRRRNAEVRARREADEKVRALDAISNHDFRYRKYHIDEIEMATERFSDELKIGEGGYGPVYRASLDHTPVAIKVLRPDAHQGRKQFLQEVEVLSCIRHPNMVLLLGACPEYGCLVYEYMDHGSLEDRLFRRGGTPPLAWAQRFRIAAEIATALLFLHQTKPEPLVHRDLKPANILLDRNYVSKISDVGLARLVPPSVADNVTQYRLTATAGTFCYIDPEYQQTGKLGVKSDIYSLGVLLLQVVTARPPMGLTHHVEKAIDAGTFEQMLDITVKDWPVEEALGYAKLALKCTEMRRRDRPDLATVILPELNRLRNLGHAYEARMSAARANGGSGESGAQISGDSTTVGGSWETADS; encoded by the exons ATGCAAGGAGGCCCACTGAGCCCGGATGAGTACTGGGTGATATCGCCGCCGGCGCTGCTGCACCAGCCGGCGTCCACCATCGTCGTGGCCATCGACCGGGACCGGAACAGCCAACTGGCCGTGAAGTGGGTGGTGGACCACCTCCTCTCCGGCGCCTCTCATATCGTCCTGCTCCACGTGGCCGTCCATTACCACACGACCC ATGGGTTCGCCATGGTTGAGACCACGCAGGGTGCGCTGGAGGCTGAAATGAAGGAGATCTTTGTCCCCTACAGAGGATTCTTCAACCGGAATGGGGTAAAT GTGGAAGTATCCGAGGTAGTATTGGAAGAGGCAGACGTGTCCAAAGCCATTCTAGGTTACATCACTGCAAACAAGATCCAGAGCATTGCGCTCGGCGGAGCCAACAGAAATGCGTTCACCAA GAAATTCAAGAACGCGGACGTGCCGTCGACCCTGATGAAGTGCGCTCCAGACTACTGCAACATCTACGTCGTGGCCAAGGGCAAGTCCGTCAATGTCAGGCTCGCCAAGTGCGGCGTCCCGCCGATGCACACTGGCGCCGACATCGCTTCGGACACCGACTCCCTCCGGGAATCGGTGCTCTACATGCGACGCGGCTCCAGGGGGCACCTGCCGCGGGTGACGCCTGACGCCTGGCGCTCCATTGACGGGCGCACACCGCCGGAGCTATCCACGCGGCCACTGTTCCGCGAGCGCTTGCTCTCGTCATCGGCCACCACCAAGAACTTTGTCGTCCTGCCAGGAAAGGACAACTTCGAGACGTCCTCCCGCTCGGCGAGACACGACTCGTTAGGCGGCGACCTCGACTTCGGCCCGAGCACGCGCTTCTCCTACATAGACTTGGGCGAGAACCTCGATATGTCCACCACTCTCCCCGCTCTGGAACCCATGTCACCGGCCACCGGC GCGCAGCGGGATACCGAGGCCGAGATGCGGCGGCTCCGGTTGGAGCTCAAGCAGACCATGGACATGTACAACGCGGCGTGCAAGGAGGCCATCAACGCCAAGCAGCGGGCCAAGGAGATGCATATGATGAAGCTGGAGGAAGCGCGTCGGCTGGAGGAGGCCAGGAACGCCGAGGAGGCTGCTCTGGCAGTGGCCGAGATGGAGAAGGCCAAGTGCCGCGCGGCCATGGAGGCCGCCGAGGCGGCGCAGAGGCTGGCTGACCTGGAGGCGCAGCGGCGCCGCAACGCCGAGGTGCGCGCGCGCCGGGAggccgacgagaaggtgcgcgctCTGGATGCCATTTCCAACCACGACTTCCGGTACCGCAAGTACCACATCGACGAGATCGAGATGGCCACGGAGCGCTTCTCCGACGAGCTCAAAATCGGCGAGGGCGGCTACGGCCCCGTCTACCGCGCCTCCCTCGACCACACCCCCGTCGCCATCAAGGTGCTCCGGCCCGACGCGCACCAGGGGAGGAAGCAGTTCCTGCAGGAGGTGGAGGTGCTCAGCTGCATCCGCCACCCCAACATGGTGCTCCTCCTCGGCGCATGCCCGGAGTACGGCTGTCTCGTGTACGAGTACATGGACCACGGCAGCCTCGAGGACCGGCTGTTCCGTCGGGGCGGCACGCCGCCGCTCGCGTGGGCCCAGCGGTTCCGGATCGCGGCGGAGATCGCGACGGCGCTGCTGTTCCTGCACCAAACGAAGCCGGAGCCGCTGGTGCACCGGGACCTGAAGCCGGCCAACATCCTGCTGGACCGCAACTACGTGAGCAAGATCAGCGACGTCGGGCTGGCACGCCTGGTGCCGCCGTCGGTGGCGGACAACGTGACGCAGTACCGGCTGACGGCGACGGCGGGCACCTTCTGCTACATCGACCCGGAGTACCAGCAGACGGGCAAGCTGGGCGTCAAGTCGGACATCTACTCCCTCGGCGTGCTCCTGCTGCAGGTGGTCACCGCGCGGCCACCCATGGGGCTCACGCATCACGTCGAGAAGGCCATCGACGCGGGCACCTTTGAGCAGATGCTCGACATCACCGTCAAGGACTGGCCCGTCGAGGAGGCGCTCGGCTACGCCAAGCTCGCGCTCAAGTGCACGGAGATGCGGCGGAGGGACCGGCCGGACCTCGCCACAGTCATACTGCCGGAGCTCAACCGGTTAAGGAACCTCGGCCACGCGTACGAGGCACGCATGAGCGCCGCCAGGGCCAACGGTGGAAGTGGAGAGAGTGGTGCCCAGATCAGCGGGGACTCGACAACGGTGGGTGGTTCATGGGAAACGGCGGACAGCTAG
- the LOC100216601 gene encoding uncharacterized protein LOC100216601: MRSPSILFFSPSFLFRPDCTVSALASGRKFKNADVPSTLMKCAPDYCNIYVVAKGKSVNVRLAKCGVPPMHTGADIASDTDSLRESVLYMRRGSRGHLPRVTPDAWRSIDGRTPPELSTRPLFRERLLSSSATTKNFVVLPGKDNFETSSRSARHDSLGGDLDFGPSTRFSYIDLGENLDMSTTLPALEPMSPATGAQRDTEAEMRRLRLELKQTMDMYNAACKEAINAKQRAKEMHMMKLEEARRLEEARNAEEAALAVAEMEKAKCRAAMEAAEAAQRLADLEAQRRRNAEVRARREADEKVRALDAISNHDFRYRKYHIDEIEMATERFSDELKIGEGGYGPVYRASLDHTPVAIKVLRPDAHQGRKQFLQEVEVLSCIRHPNMVLLLGACPEYGCLVYEYMDHGSLEDRLFRRGGTPPLAWAQRFRIAAEIATALLFLHQTKPEPLVHRDLKPANILLDRNYVSKISDVGLARLVPPSVADNVTQYRLTATAGTFCYIDPEYQQTGKLGVKSDIYSLGVLLLQVVTARPPMGLTHHVEKAIDAGTFEQMLDITVKDWPVEEALGYAKLALKCTEMRRRDRPDLATVILPELNRLRNLGHAYEARMSAARANGGSGESGAQISGDSTTVGGSWETADS, from the exons ATGCGTTCACCAAGTATTCTTTTTTTTTCCCCATCATTTCTTTTTCGTCCAGATTGCACCGTCTCAGCTCTCGCCTCGGGCAGGAAATTCAAGAACGCGGACGTGCCGTCGACCCTGATGAAGTGCGCTCCAGACTACTGCAACATCTACGTCGTGGCCAAGGGCAAGTCCGTCAATGTCAGGCTCGCCAAGTGCGGCGTCCCGCCGATGCACACTGGCGCCGACATCGCTTCGGACACCGACTCCCTCCGGGAATCGGTGCTCTACATGCGACGCGGCTCCAGGGGGCACCTGCCGCGGGTGACGCCTGACGCCTGGCGCTCCATTGACGGGCGCACACCGCCGGAGCTATCCACGCGGCCACTGTTCCGCGAGCGCTTGCTCTCGTCATCGGCCACCACCAAGAACTTTGTCGTCCTGCCAGGAAAGGACAACTTCGAGACGTCCTCCCGCTCGGCGAGACACGACTCGTTAGGCGGCGACCTCGACTTCGGCCCGAGCACGCGCTTCTCCTACATAGACTTGGGCGAGAACCTCGATATGTCCACCACTCTCCCCGCTCTGGAACCCATGTCACCGGCCACCGGC GCGCAGCGGGATACCGAGGCCGAGATGCGGCGGCTCCGGTTGGAGCTCAAGCAGACCATGGACATGTACAACGCGGCGTGCAAGGAGGCCATCAACGCCAAGCAGCGGGCCAAGGAGATGCATATGATGAAGCTGGAGGAAGCGCGTCGGCTGGAGGAGGCCAGGAACGCCGAGGAGGCTGCTCTGGCAGTGGCCGAGATGGAGAAGGCCAAGTGCCGCGCGGCCATGGAGGCCGCCGAGGCGGCGCAGAGGCTGGCTGACCTGGAGGCGCAGCGGCGCCGCAACGCCGAGGTGCGCGCGCGCCGGGAggccgacgagaaggtgcgcgctCTGGATGCCATTTCCAACCACGACTTCCGGTACCGCAAGTACCACATCGACGAGATCGAGATGGCCACGGAGCGCTTCTCCGACGAGCTCAAAATCGGCGAGGGCGGCTACGGCCCCGTCTACCGCGCCTCCCTCGACCACACCCCCGTCGCCATCAAGGTGCTCCGGCCCGACGCGCACCAGGGGAGGAAGCAGTTCCTGCAGGAGGTGGAGGTGCTCAGCTGCATCCGCCACCCCAACATGGTGCTCCTCCTCGGCGCATGCCCGGAGTACGGCTGTCTCGTGTACGAGTACATGGACCACGGCAGCCTCGAGGACCGGCTGTTCCGTCGGGGCGGCACGCCGCCGCTCGCGTGGGCCCAGCGGTTCCGGATCGCGGCGGAGATCGCGACGGCGCTGCTGTTCCTGCACCAAACGAAGCCGGAGCCGCTGGTGCACCGGGACCTGAAGCCGGCCAACATCCTGCTGGACCGCAACTACGTGAGCAAGATCAGCGACGTCGGGCTGGCACGCCTGGTGCCGCCGTCGGTGGCGGACAACGTGACGCAGTACCGGCTGACGGCGACGGCGGGCACCTTCTGCTACATCGACCCGGAGTACCAGCAGACGGGCAAGCTGGGCGTCAAGTCGGACATCTACTCCCTCGGCGTGCTCCTGCTGCAGGTGGTCACCGCGCGGCCACCCATGGGGCTCACGCATCACGTCGAGAAGGCCATCGACGCGGGCACCTTTGAGCAGATGCTCGACATCACCGTCAAGGACTGGCCCGTCGAGGAGGCGCTCGGCTACGCCAAGCTCGCGCTCAAGTGCACGGAGATGCGGCGGAGGGACCGGCCGGACCTCGCCACAGTCATACTGCCGGAGCTCAACCGGTTAAGGAACCTCGGCCACGCGTACGAGGCACGCATGAGCGCCGCCAGGGCCAACGGTGGAAGTGGAGAGAGTGGTGCCCAGATCAGCGGGGACTCGACAACGGTGGGTGGTTCATGGGAAACGGCGGACAGCTAG
- the LOC100216601 gene encoding uncharacterized protein isoform X3: MQGGPLSPDEYWVISPPALLHQPASTIVVAIDRDRNSQLAVKWVVDHLLSGASHIVLLHVAVHYHTTHGFAMVETTQGALEAEMKEIFVPYRGFFNRNGQVEVSEVVLEEADVSKAILGYITANKIQSIALGGANRNAFTKKFKNADVPSTLMKCAPDYCNIYVVAKGKSVNVRLAKCGVPPMHTGADIASDTDSLRESVLYMRRGSRGHLPRVTPDAWRSIDGRTPPELSTRPLFRERLLSSSATTKNFVVLPGKDNFETSSRSARHDSLGGDLDFGPSTRFSYIDLGENLDMSTTLPALEPMSPATGAQRDTEAEMRRLRLELKQTMDMYNAACKEAINAKQRAKEMHMMKLEEARRLEEARNAEEAALAVAEMEKAKCRAAMEAAEAAQRLADLEAQRRRNAEVRARREADEKVRALDAISNHDFRYRKYHIDEIEMATERFSDELKIGEGGYGPVYRASLDHTPVAIKVLRPDAHQGRKQFLQEVEVLSCIRHPNMVLLLGACPEYGCLVYEYMDHGSLEDRLFRRGGTPPLAWAQRFRIAAEIATALLFLHQTKPEPLVHRDLKPANILLDRNYVSKISDVGLARLVPPSVADNVTQYRLTATAGTFCYIDPEYQQTGKLGVKSDIYSLGVLLLQVVTARPPMGLTHHVEKAIDAGTFEQMLDITVKDWPVEEALGYAKLALKCTEMRRRDRPDLATVILPELNRLRNLGHAYEARMSAARANGGSGESGAQISGDSTTVGGSWETADS; encoded by the exons ATGCAAGGAGGCCCACTGAGCCCGGATGAGTACTGGGTGATATCGCCGCCGGCGCTGCTGCACCAGCCGGCGTCCACCATCGTCGTGGCCATCGACCGGGACCGGAACAGCCAACTGGCCGTGAAGTGGGTGGTGGACCACCTCCTCTCCGGCGCCTCTCATATCGTCCTGCTCCACGTGGCCGTCCATTACCACACGACCC ATGGGTTCGCCATGGTTGAGACCACGCAGGGTGCGCTGGAGGCTGAAATGAAGGAGATCTTTGTCCCCTACAGAGGATTCTTCAACCGGAATGGG CAGGTGGAAGTATCCGAGGTAGTATTGGAAGAGGCAGACGTGTCCAAAGCCATTCTAGGTTACATCACTGCAAACAAGATCCAGAGCATTGCGCTCGGCGGAGCCAACAGAAATGCGTTCACCAA GAAATTCAAGAACGCGGACGTGCCGTCGACCCTGATGAAGTGCGCTCCAGACTACTGCAACATCTACGTCGTGGCCAAGGGCAAGTCCGTCAATGTCAGGCTCGCCAAGTGCGGCGTCCCGCCGATGCACACTGGCGCCGACATCGCTTCGGACACCGACTCCCTCCGGGAATCGGTGCTCTACATGCGACGCGGCTCCAGGGGGCACCTGCCGCGGGTGACGCCTGACGCCTGGCGCTCCATTGACGGGCGCACACCGCCGGAGCTATCCACGCGGCCACTGTTCCGCGAGCGCTTGCTCTCGTCATCGGCCACCACCAAGAACTTTGTCGTCCTGCCAGGAAAGGACAACTTCGAGACGTCCTCCCGCTCGGCGAGACACGACTCGTTAGGCGGCGACCTCGACTTCGGCCCGAGCACGCGCTTCTCCTACATAGACTTGGGCGAGAACCTCGATATGTCCACCACTCTCCCCGCTCTGGAACCCATGTCACCGGCCACCGGC GCGCAGCGGGATACCGAGGCCGAGATGCGGCGGCTCCGGTTGGAGCTCAAGCAGACCATGGACATGTACAACGCGGCGTGCAAGGAGGCCATCAACGCCAAGCAGCGGGCCAAGGAGATGCATATGATGAAGCTGGAGGAAGCGCGTCGGCTGGAGGAGGCCAGGAACGCCGAGGAGGCTGCTCTGGCAGTGGCCGAGATGGAGAAGGCCAAGTGCCGCGCGGCCATGGAGGCCGCCGAGGCGGCGCAGAGGCTGGCTGACCTGGAGGCGCAGCGGCGCCGCAACGCCGAGGTGCGCGCGCGCCGGGAggccgacgagaaggtgcgcgctCTGGATGCCATTTCCAACCACGACTTCCGGTACCGCAAGTACCACATCGACGAGATCGAGATGGCCACGGAGCGCTTCTCCGACGAGCTCAAAATCGGCGAGGGCGGCTACGGCCCCGTCTACCGCGCCTCCCTCGACCACACCCCCGTCGCCATCAAGGTGCTCCGGCCCGACGCGCACCAGGGGAGGAAGCAGTTCCTGCAGGAGGTGGAGGTGCTCAGCTGCATCCGCCACCCCAACATGGTGCTCCTCCTCGGCGCATGCCCGGAGTACGGCTGTCTCGTGTACGAGTACATGGACCACGGCAGCCTCGAGGACCGGCTGTTCCGTCGGGGCGGCACGCCGCCGCTCGCGTGGGCCCAGCGGTTCCGGATCGCGGCGGAGATCGCGACGGCGCTGCTGTTCCTGCACCAAACGAAGCCGGAGCCGCTGGTGCACCGGGACCTGAAGCCGGCCAACATCCTGCTGGACCGCAACTACGTGAGCAAGATCAGCGACGTCGGGCTGGCACGCCTGGTGCCGCCGTCGGTGGCGGACAACGTGACGCAGTACCGGCTGACGGCGACGGCGGGCACCTTCTGCTACATCGACCCGGAGTACCAGCAGACGGGCAAGCTGGGCGTCAAGTCGGACATCTACTCCCTCGGCGTGCTCCTGCTGCAGGTGGTCACCGCGCGGCCACCCATGGGGCTCACGCATCACGTCGAGAAGGCCATCGACGCGGGCACCTTTGAGCAGATGCTCGACATCACCGTCAAGGACTGGCCCGTCGAGGAGGCGCTCGGCTACGCCAAGCTCGCGCTCAAGTGCACGGAGATGCGGCGGAGGGACCGGCCGGACCTCGCCACAGTCATACTGCCGGAGCTCAACCGGTTAAGGAACCTCGGCCACGCGTACGAGGCACGCATGAGCGCCGCCAGGGCCAACGGTGGAAGTGGAGAGAGTGGTGCCCAGATCAGCGGGGACTCGACAACGGTGGGTGGTTCATGGGAAACGGCGGACAGCTAG
- the LOC100216601 gene encoding uncharacterized protein isoform X1 → MQGGPLSPDEYWVISPPALLHQPASTIVVAIDRDRNSQLAVKWVVDHLLSGASHIVLLHVAVHYHTTHGFAMVETTQGALEAEMKEIFVPYRGFFNRNGVNQVEVSEVVLEEADVSKAILGYITANKIQSIALGGANRNAFTKKFKNADVPSTLMKCAPDYCNIYVVAKGKSVNVRLAKCGVPPMHTGADIASDTDSLRESVLYMRRGSRGHLPRVTPDAWRSIDGRTPPELSTRPLFRERLLSSSATTKNFVVLPGKDNFETSSRSARHDSLGGDLDFGPSTRFSYIDLGENLDMSTTLPALEPMSPATGAQRDTEAEMRRLRLELKQTMDMYNAACKEAINAKQRAKEMHMMKLEEARRLEEARNAEEAALAVAEMEKAKCRAAMEAAEAAQRLADLEAQRRRNAEVRARREADEKVRALDAISNHDFRYRKYHIDEIEMATERFSDELKIGEGGYGPVYRASLDHTPVAIKVLRPDAHQGRKQFLQEVEVLSCIRHPNMVLLLGACPEYGCLVYEYMDHGSLEDRLFRRGGTPPLAWAQRFRIAAEIATALLFLHQTKPEPLVHRDLKPANILLDRNYVSKISDVGLARLVPPSVADNVTQYRLTATAGTFCYIDPEYQQTGKLGVKSDIYSLGVLLLQVVTARPPMGLTHHVEKAIDAGTFEQMLDITVKDWPVEEALGYAKLALKCTEMRRRDRPDLATVILPELNRLRNLGHAYEARMSAARANGGSGESGAQISGDSTTVGGSWETADS, encoded by the exons ATGCAAGGAGGCCCACTGAGCCCGGATGAGTACTGGGTGATATCGCCGCCGGCGCTGCTGCACCAGCCGGCGTCCACCATCGTCGTGGCCATCGACCGGGACCGGAACAGCCAACTGGCCGTGAAGTGGGTGGTGGACCACCTCCTCTCCGGCGCCTCTCATATCGTCCTGCTCCACGTGGCCGTCCATTACCACACGACCC ATGGGTTCGCCATGGTTGAGACCACGCAGGGTGCGCTGGAGGCTGAAATGAAGGAGATCTTTGTCCCCTACAGAGGATTCTTCAACCGGAATGGGGTAAAT CAGGTGGAAGTATCCGAGGTAGTATTGGAAGAGGCAGACGTGTCCAAAGCCATTCTAGGTTACATCACTGCAAACAAGATCCAGAGCATTGCGCTCGGCGGAGCCAACAGAAATGCGTTCACCAA GAAATTCAAGAACGCGGACGTGCCGTCGACCCTGATGAAGTGCGCTCCAGACTACTGCAACATCTACGTCGTGGCCAAGGGCAAGTCCGTCAATGTCAGGCTCGCCAAGTGCGGCGTCCCGCCGATGCACACTGGCGCCGACATCGCTTCGGACACCGACTCCCTCCGGGAATCGGTGCTCTACATGCGACGCGGCTCCAGGGGGCACCTGCCGCGGGTGACGCCTGACGCCTGGCGCTCCATTGACGGGCGCACACCGCCGGAGCTATCCACGCGGCCACTGTTCCGCGAGCGCTTGCTCTCGTCATCGGCCACCACCAAGAACTTTGTCGTCCTGCCAGGAAAGGACAACTTCGAGACGTCCTCCCGCTCGGCGAGACACGACTCGTTAGGCGGCGACCTCGACTTCGGCCCGAGCACGCGCTTCTCCTACATAGACTTGGGCGAGAACCTCGATATGTCCACCACTCTCCCCGCTCTGGAACCCATGTCACCGGCCACCGGC GCGCAGCGGGATACCGAGGCCGAGATGCGGCGGCTCCGGTTGGAGCTCAAGCAGACCATGGACATGTACAACGCGGCGTGCAAGGAGGCCATCAACGCCAAGCAGCGGGCCAAGGAGATGCATATGATGAAGCTGGAGGAAGCGCGTCGGCTGGAGGAGGCCAGGAACGCCGAGGAGGCTGCTCTGGCAGTGGCCGAGATGGAGAAGGCCAAGTGCCGCGCGGCCATGGAGGCCGCCGAGGCGGCGCAGAGGCTGGCTGACCTGGAGGCGCAGCGGCGCCGCAACGCCGAGGTGCGCGCGCGCCGGGAggccgacgagaaggtgcgcgctCTGGATGCCATTTCCAACCACGACTTCCGGTACCGCAAGTACCACATCGACGAGATCGAGATGGCCACGGAGCGCTTCTCCGACGAGCTCAAAATCGGCGAGGGCGGCTACGGCCCCGTCTACCGCGCCTCCCTCGACCACACCCCCGTCGCCATCAAGGTGCTCCGGCCCGACGCGCACCAGGGGAGGAAGCAGTTCCTGCAGGAGGTGGAGGTGCTCAGCTGCATCCGCCACCCCAACATGGTGCTCCTCCTCGGCGCATGCCCGGAGTACGGCTGTCTCGTGTACGAGTACATGGACCACGGCAGCCTCGAGGACCGGCTGTTCCGTCGGGGCGGCACGCCGCCGCTCGCGTGGGCCCAGCGGTTCCGGATCGCGGCGGAGATCGCGACGGCGCTGCTGTTCCTGCACCAAACGAAGCCGGAGCCGCTGGTGCACCGGGACCTGAAGCCGGCCAACATCCTGCTGGACCGCAACTACGTGAGCAAGATCAGCGACGTCGGGCTGGCACGCCTGGTGCCGCCGTCGGTGGCGGACAACGTGACGCAGTACCGGCTGACGGCGACGGCGGGCACCTTCTGCTACATCGACCCGGAGTACCAGCAGACGGGCAAGCTGGGCGTCAAGTCGGACATCTACTCCCTCGGCGTGCTCCTGCTGCAGGTGGTCACCGCGCGGCCACCCATGGGGCTCACGCATCACGTCGAGAAGGCCATCGACGCGGGCACCTTTGAGCAGATGCTCGACATCACCGTCAAGGACTGGCCCGTCGAGGAGGCGCTCGGCTACGCCAAGCTCGCGCTCAAGTGCACGGAGATGCGGCGGAGGGACCGGCCGGACCTCGCCACAGTCATACTGCCGGAGCTCAACCGGTTAAGGAACCTCGGCCACGCGTACGAGGCACGCATGAGCGCCGCCAGGGCCAACGGTGGAAGTGGAGAGAGTGGTGCCCAGATCAGCGGGGACTCGACAACGGTGGGTGGTTCATGGGAAACGGCGGACAGCTAG
- the LOC100216601 gene encoding uncharacterized protein isoform X4 yields MQGGPLSPDEYWVISPPALLHQPASTIVVAIDRDRNSQLAVKWVVDHLLSGASHIVLLHVAVHYHTTHGFAMVETTQGALEAEMKEIFVPYRGFFNRNGVEVSEVVLEEADVSKAILGYITANKIQSIALGGANRNAFTKKFKNADVPSTLMKCAPDYCNIYVVAKGKSVNVRLAKCGVPPMHTGADIASDTDSLRESVLYMRRGSRGHLPRVTPDAWRSIDGRTPPELSTRPLFRERLLSSSATTKNFVVLPGKDNFETSSRSARHDSLGGDLDFGPSTRFSYIDLGENLDMSTTLPALEPMSPATGAQRDTEAEMRRLRLELKQTMDMYNAACKEAINAKQRAKEMHMMKLEEARRLEEARNAEEAALAVAEMEKAKCRAAMEAAEAAQRLADLEAQRRRNAEVRARREADEKVRALDAISNHDFRYRKYHIDEIEMATERFSDELKIGEGGYGPVYRASLDHTPVAIKVLRPDAHQGRKQFLQEVEVLSCIRHPNMVLLLGACPEYGCLVYEYMDHGSLEDRLFRRGGTPPLAWAQRFRIAAEIATALLFLHQTKPEPLVHRDLKPANILLDRNYVSKISDVGLARLVPPSVADNVTQYRLTATAGTFCYIDPEYQQTGKLGVKSDIYSLGVLLLQVVTARPPMGLTHHVEKAIDAGTFEQMLDITVKDWPVEEALGYAKLALKCTEMRRRDRPDLATVILPELNRLRNLGHAYEARMSAARANGGSGESGAQISGDSTTVGGSWETADS; encoded by the exons ATGCAAGGAGGCCCACTGAGCCCGGATGAGTACTGGGTGATATCGCCGCCGGCGCTGCTGCACCAGCCGGCGTCCACCATCGTCGTGGCCATCGACCGGGACCGGAACAGCCAACTGGCCGTGAAGTGGGTGGTGGACCACCTCCTCTCCGGCGCCTCTCATATCGTCCTGCTCCACGTGGCCGTCCATTACCACACGACCC ATGGGTTCGCCATGGTTGAGACCACGCAGGGTGCGCTGGAGGCTGAAATGAAGGAGATCTTTGTCCCCTACAGAGGATTCTTCAACCGGAATGGG GTGGAAGTATCCGAGGTAGTATTGGAAGAGGCAGACGTGTCCAAAGCCATTCTAGGTTACATCACTGCAAACAAGATCCAGAGCATTGCGCTCGGCGGAGCCAACAGAAATGCGTTCACCAA GAAATTCAAGAACGCGGACGTGCCGTCGACCCTGATGAAGTGCGCTCCAGACTACTGCAACATCTACGTCGTGGCCAAGGGCAAGTCCGTCAATGTCAGGCTCGCCAAGTGCGGCGTCCCGCCGATGCACACTGGCGCCGACATCGCTTCGGACACCGACTCCCTCCGGGAATCGGTGCTCTACATGCGACGCGGCTCCAGGGGGCACCTGCCGCGGGTGACGCCTGACGCCTGGCGCTCCATTGACGGGCGCACACCGCCGGAGCTATCCACGCGGCCACTGTTCCGCGAGCGCTTGCTCTCGTCATCGGCCACCACCAAGAACTTTGTCGTCCTGCCAGGAAAGGACAACTTCGAGACGTCCTCCCGCTCGGCGAGACACGACTCGTTAGGCGGCGACCTCGACTTCGGCCCGAGCACGCGCTTCTCCTACATAGACTTGGGCGAGAACCTCGATATGTCCACCACTCTCCCCGCTCTGGAACCCATGTCACCGGCCACCGGC GCGCAGCGGGATACCGAGGCCGAGATGCGGCGGCTCCGGTTGGAGCTCAAGCAGACCATGGACATGTACAACGCGGCGTGCAAGGAGGCCATCAACGCCAAGCAGCGGGCCAAGGAGATGCATATGATGAAGCTGGAGGAAGCGCGTCGGCTGGAGGAGGCCAGGAACGCCGAGGAGGCTGCTCTGGCAGTGGCCGAGATGGAGAAGGCCAAGTGCCGCGCGGCCATGGAGGCCGCCGAGGCGGCGCAGAGGCTGGCTGACCTGGAGGCGCAGCGGCGCCGCAACGCCGAGGTGCGCGCGCGCCGGGAggccgacgagaaggtgcgcgctCTGGATGCCATTTCCAACCACGACTTCCGGTACCGCAAGTACCACATCGACGAGATCGAGATGGCCACGGAGCGCTTCTCCGACGAGCTCAAAATCGGCGAGGGCGGCTACGGCCCCGTCTACCGCGCCTCCCTCGACCACACCCCCGTCGCCATCAAGGTGCTCCGGCCCGACGCGCACCAGGGGAGGAAGCAGTTCCTGCAGGAGGTGGAGGTGCTCAGCTGCATCCGCCACCCCAACATGGTGCTCCTCCTCGGCGCATGCCCGGAGTACGGCTGTCTCGTGTACGAGTACATGGACCACGGCAGCCTCGAGGACCGGCTGTTCCGTCGGGGCGGCACGCCGCCGCTCGCGTGGGCCCAGCGGTTCCGGATCGCGGCGGAGATCGCGACGGCGCTGCTGTTCCTGCACCAAACGAAGCCGGAGCCGCTGGTGCACCGGGACCTGAAGCCGGCCAACATCCTGCTGGACCGCAACTACGTGAGCAAGATCAGCGACGTCGGGCTGGCACGCCTGGTGCCGCCGTCGGTGGCGGACAACGTGACGCAGTACCGGCTGACGGCGACGGCGGGCACCTTCTGCTACATCGACCCGGAGTACCAGCAGACGGGCAAGCTGGGCGTCAAGTCGGACATCTACTCCCTCGGCGTGCTCCTGCTGCAGGTGGTCACCGCGCGGCCACCCATGGGGCTCACGCATCACGTCGAGAAGGCCATCGACGCGGGCACCTTTGAGCAGATGCTCGACATCACCGTCAAGGACTGGCCCGTCGAGGAGGCGCTCGGCTACGCCAAGCTCGCGCTCAAGTGCACGGAGATGCGGCGGAGGGACCGGCCGGACCTCGCCACAGTCATACTGCCGGAGCTCAACCGGTTAAGGAACCTCGGCCACGCGTACGAGGCACGCATGAGCGCCGCCAGGGCCAACGGTGGAAGTGGAGAGAGTGGTGCCCAGATCAGCGGGGACTCGACAACGGTGGGTGGTTCATGGGAAACGGCGGACAGCTAG